A region from the Sandaracinus amylolyticus genome encodes:
- a CDS encoding serine/threonine-protein kinase — translation MPPSTSPPPPVLGRYRILRRLGAGGMAEVFLAKSSGAEGIEKVLVVKRVLPTFARSPKFVSMFVDEAKVAMRLNHPNIVQVYNFEQVRDEFLLAMEYVDGLDLGRLLAAARRKGRRLPYALCALVAMEVSKGLDYAHNRKDESGVAMDIVHRDVSPQNVLVSYDGAVKVADFGIARARMVSEETGVIKGKFSYMSPEQARGQRVDRRSDVYSVGVLFSELLMNRAMYPGLQGMEVLEQVRDGRISAPRNVDSNVPAELDAIARRAMSFDREERYQTGRSLAGALSRWLHEQDDLHDGGELERFLLEVAPREVTSPEGPRRASESPPAGTHATHMQMQQGREIRERRNVVVVAGRLRDAREREAVTGVEKTGEAASDLAARVLDDIAFKYDAILEWPDGAARRSFRFALGLGRVSVDDPLHATRLALDVLEALEGISADALVPFTASIGLSRGLVTTVRTGPRLRHEPIGNVFDVARGLADAGAREEILATGEVYRLARRAFAFDAQDVRDVTVTTHGGGATMRHIRAYKLRGARTREERAAEARTLATQVGLFGRANEIQALVETWVEVCASKRSSRLAIVGELGAGKSALVAAALGRFQPDPRLLRVECAFGANEVPYAAVAELVREACGIPEDATPDHTLELMRESVSRLIKVSDKRKSVIDALAPLLVPSFSKDGDAESGDPSQLVAMAVRDLLGALARQGPTVLWVDAVQFADAASLQLVARLLAQTYDNALLVILCTRPGDRVEPLLRGIPRLDLGELADEDRKALIVAQLGGAHVPADLHQAIVHRAGGNPFFLLELVEALLDRGVIRVEGEGDGKRVVRRQGAHLALPTSLEDVIAARITELPDRERIALRWLSVVGPGLREGEVSRVAGIPIDDAIASLEARGLVLRKAGGALAFSSAVVRHVAYESIEPGDRARMHRRVGAWLAGLDVPVAPSRVARHHELAGDHAAAAAAWKEAGRAALAVYSNRDALRFFARALQLLPDDAPDRFELHEVREQILRVLGLRAEQRIELEAMRAIAEGAGAQRTREPRLLAIAMCRLARHDLDASRPVGVEAMLRRALDAAIEAGDKSAEVEAMRLFGHLRRDTGDVHGALEAFDRALARAGLDPDQLGARGLTLVQKGILLWRVGNLQSSLDASAESVAIFRRLGHKGHEAYALNALGVCLYSSGAFEDAIAVIRASILLDREVGDRLHLGRKAGNIGQMYADLGDVTRAMEFLRRALDVFESLDDQSGRVDTLTTMAELLVEQVGDLDAAQSALDDARGIAERLGDPYDLAHERIVRASLFAARGDHPSAEQAARAAVAHARTAAAAGYELLAAALRARFLAKLGRAQEARDLAREVQGGVRTRGVVERAQRLYFEVASALADAGDPEGSARALADARAVVDAHLAQIRDGALRDRYLATPVVRAIVSA, via the coding sequence GTGCCGCCCTCGACGTCTCCTCCGCCGCCCGTCCTCGGTCGTTACCGCATCCTCCGGCGCCTCGGCGCGGGCGGGATGGCCGAGGTGTTCCTCGCGAAGTCGTCGGGCGCCGAGGGCATCGAGAAGGTGCTGGTCGTCAAGCGCGTGCTGCCGACGTTCGCGCGCTCGCCGAAGTTCGTCTCGATGTTCGTGGACGAGGCGAAGGTCGCGATGCGCCTCAATCACCCGAACATCGTGCAGGTCTACAACTTCGAGCAGGTGCGCGACGAGTTCCTGCTCGCGATGGAGTACGTCGACGGGCTCGACCTCGGGCGCCTGCTCGCCGCCGCGCGGCGCAAGGGACGTCGGCTTCCGTACGCGCTCTGCGCGCTGGTCGCGATGGAGGTCAGCAAGGGCCTCGACTACGCGCACAACCGCAAGGACGAGTCGGGCGTCGCGATGGACATCGTGCATCGCGACGTCTCGCCGCAGAACGTGCTCGTCTCGTACGACGGCGCGGTGAAGGTCGCGGACTTCGGCATCGCCCGCGCGCGCATGGTCTCGGAGGAGACCGGCGTCATCAAAGGCAAGTTCAGCTACATGTCGCCCGAGCAGGCGCGCGGTCAGCGCGTCGATCGACGCAGCGACGTGTACTCGGTGGGCGTGCTGTTCTCCGAGCTCCTGATGAACCGCGCGATGTACCCCGGCCTGCAGGGCATGGAGGTGCTCGAGCAGGTGCGCGACGGACGCATCTCGGCGCCGCGCAACGTCGACTCGAACGTGCCCGCGGAGCTCGACGCGATCGCGCGCCGCGCGATGAGCTTCGATCGCGAGGAGCGATACCAGACCGGGCGCTCGCTCGCGGGCGCGCTCTCGCGCTGGCTGCACGAGCAGGACGATCTGCACGACGGAGGCGAGCTCGAGCGCTTCCTCCTAGAGGTCGCACCGCGCGAGGTGACGAGCCCCGAGGGGCCGCGCCGCGCGAGCGAGTCGCCCCCCGCCGGCACCCACGCGACCCACATGCAGATGCAGCAGGGTCGCGAGATCCGCGAGCGTCGCAACGTGGTCGTGGTCGCGGGGCGCCTCCGCGACGCGCGCGAGCGCGAGGCGGTCACCGGGGTCGAGAAGACCGGCGAGGCCGCGAGCGATCTCGCGGCGCGCGTGCTCGACGACATCGCGTTCAAGTACGACGCGATCCTCGAGTGGCCGGACGGTGCGGCGCGCCGCTCGTTCCGGTTCGCGCTCGGGCTCGGTCGCGTGAGCGTCGACGATCCGCTGCACGCGACGCGGCTCGCGCTCGACGTGCTCGAGGCGCTCGAGGGCATCAGCGCGGACGCGCTCGTGCCGTTCACCGCGTCGATCGGTCTGTCGCGCGGCCTCGTGACGACGGTGCGCACCGGGCCGCGGCTGCGCCACGAGCCGATCGGCAACGTGTTCGACGTCGCGCGCGGCTTGGCCGATGCGGGCGCGCGCGAGGAGATCCTCGCGACCGGCGAGGTCTACCGGCTCGCGCGGCGCGCGTTCGCGTTCGACGCGCAGGACGTGCGCGACGTGACGGTCACGACGCACGGCGGCGGCGCGACGATGCGGCACATCCGCGCGTACAAGCTGCGCGGCGCGCGGACGCGCGAGGAGCGCGCGGCCGAGGCCCGCACGCTCGCGACGCAGGTCGGCCTCTTCGGTCGCGCGAACGAGATCCAGGCGCTGGTCGAGACGTGGGTCGAGGTCTGCGCGAGCAAGCGCAGCTCGCGCCTCGCGATCGTCGGCGAGCTCGGGGCGGGCAAGAGCGCGCTCGTCGCGGCGGCGCTCGGTCGCTTCCAGCCGGACCCGCGACTGCTCCGCGTCGAGTGCGCGTTCGGCGCGAACGAGGTGCCCTACGCGGCGGTCGCGGAGCTGGTGCGCGAGGCGTGCGGCATCCCCGAGGACGCGACGCCGGATCACACGCTCGAGCTGATGCGCGAGTCGGTGTCGCGCCTCATCAAGGTGAGCGACAAGCGCAAGAGCGTGATCGACGCGCTCGCGCCGCTCCTCGTGCCGAGCTTCTCGAAGGACGGTGACGCGGAGAGCGGCGATCCCTCGCAGCTCGTCGCGATGGCGGTGCGCGATCTGCTCGGCGCGCTCGCGCGGCAGGGGCCCACCGTGCTGTGGGTCGACGCGGTGCAGTTCGCGGACGCGGCGTCGCTGCAGCTCGTCGCGCGCCTCCTCGCGCAGACCTACGACAACGCGCTGCTCGTGATCCTCTGCACGCGCCCCGGCGATCGCGTCGAGCCGCTGCTGCGCGGCATCCCGCGGCTCGATCTCGGCGAGCTCGCGGACGAGGATCGCAAGGCGCTGATCGTGGCGCAGCTCGGCGGCGCGCACGTGCCCGCGGATCTGCACCAGGCGATCGTGCACCGCGCGGGCGGCAATCCGTTCTTCCTCCTCGAGCTCGTCGAGGCGCTGCTCGATCGTGGGGTGATCCGCGTCGAAGGGGAGGGCGACGGCAAGCGCGTGGTGCGCCGCCAGGGCGCGCACCTCGCGCTGCCGACGAGCCTCGAGGACGTGATCGCGGCGCGCATCACCGAGCTGCCCGATCGCGAGCGCATCGCGCTGCGCTGGCTCTCGGTGGTCGGGCCCGGGCTGCGCGAGGGCGAAGTCTCGCGCGTCGCGGGGATCCCGATCGACGACGCGATCGCGTCGCTCGAGGCGCGCGGTCTCGTGCTGCGCAAGGCGGGCGGCGCGCTCGCGTTCTCGAGCGCGGTGGTGCGCCACGTCGCGTACGAGAGCATCGAGCCCGGCGATCGTGCGCGCATGCATCGGCGCGTCGGCGCGTGGCTCGCGGGCCTCGACGTGCCGGTCGCCCCGTCTCGCGTCGCGCGCCACCACGAGCTCGCGGGCGATCACGCGGCCGCCGCCGCGGCGTGGAAAGAGGCGGGACGCGCCGCGCTCGCCGTCTACTCGAACCGCGACGCGCTGCGCTTCTTCGCGCGCGCGCTGCAGCTCCTGCCAGACGACGCGCCCGATCGCTTCGAGCTGCACGAGGTGCGCGAGCAGATCCTGCGCGTGCTCGGGCTGCGCGCCGAGCAGCGCATCGAGCTCGAGGCGATGCGCGCGATCGCAGAGGGCGCGGGGGCACAGCGCACCCGCGAGCCGCGCCTGCTCGCGATCGCGATGTGCCGCCTCGCGCGGCACGACCTCGACGCGTCGCGTCCGGTCGGCGTCGAGGCGATGCTGCGCCGCGCGCTCGATGCGGCGATCGAGGCGGGCGACAAGTCCGCCGAGGTCGAGGCGATGCGGCTCTTCGGTCACCTGCGCCGCGACACCGGCGACGTGCACGGCGCGCTCGAGGCGTTCGATCGTGCGCTCGCGCGGGCAGGGCTCGACCCCGATCAGCTCGGCGCACGCGGCCTGACGCTGGTGCAGAAGGGCATCCTGCTCTGGCGCGTCGGCAACCTGCAGTCGTCGCTCGACGCGAGCGCGGAGTCGGTCGCGATCTTCCGCCGGCTCGGCCACAAGGGGCACGAGGCGTACGCGCTCAACGCGCTCGGCGTGTGCCTCTACTCGAGCGGCGCGTTCGAGGACGCGATCGCCGTGATCCGCGCGTCGATCCTGCTCGATCGCGAGGTCGGTGATCGCCTGCACCTCGGGCGCAAGGCCGGGAACATCGGGCAGATGTACGCGGACCTCGGCGATGTCACGCGCGCGATGGAGTTCCTGCGGCGCGCGCTCGACGTGTTCGAGTCGCTCGACGATCAGTCGGGGCGCGTCGACACGCTGACCACGATGGCGGAGCTGCTCGTCGAGCAGGTCGGGGATCTCGACGCCGCGCAGAGCGCGCTCGACGACGCGCGCGGCATCGCGGAGCGGCTCGGCGATCCCTACGACCTCGCGCACGAGCGCATCGTGCGCGCGTCGCTCTTCGCGGCGCGCGGTGATCATCCGAGCGCGGAGCAGGCGGCGCGCGCGGCGGTCGCGCACGCGCGCACCGCGGCCGCGGCCGGGTACGAGCTGCTCGCGGCGGCGCTGCGGGCGCGCTTCCTCGCGAAGCTCGGTCGTGCGCAGGAGGCGCGCGATCTCGCGCGCGAGGTGCAGGGCGGCGTGCGCACCCGCGGCGTCGTCGAGCGCGCGCAGCGCCTCTACTTCGAGGTCGCGAGCGCGCTGGCCGACGCCGGGGATCCCGAGGGCTCGGCGCGCGCGCTCGCGGACGCGCGCGCGGTGGTGGACGCGCACCTCGCGCAGATTCGTGACGGCGCGCTGCGCGATCGCTATCTCGCGACGCCGGTCGTGCGCGCGATCGTCAGCGCTTGA
- a CDS encoding cupin domain-containing protein codes for MASKKVVIKKGEGDAYWFGGVLMEIKVTGRDTGGQMAVVEMTAPANLGAAAPLHTHAGDETLYVLEGTIRVHVGDEVTELLAGSQMHIPRDTWEYYENVSNKTARVLVTYSGAASNIDQFFREAGQRATSRDVSAIPKGAADIATITQIGKKYGIEVKAAPARPQAAAPPR; via the coding sequence GTGGCGAGCAAGAAGGTCGTGATCAAGAAGGGCGAGGGCGATGCTTACTGGTTCGGCGGCGTCCTCATGGAGATCAAGGTCACGGGCCGCGACACCGGCGGTCAGATGGCCGTCGTCGAGATGACCGCGCCCGCGAACCTCGGGGCCGCCGCGCCGCTGCACACGCACGCGGGCGACGAGACGCTCTACGTGCTCGAGGGCACGATCCGCGTGCACGTCGGCGACGAGGTGACCGAGCTCTTGGCGGGCTCGCAGATGCACATCCCGCGCGACACCTGGGAGTACTACGAGAACGTGTCGAACAAGACCGCGCGCGTGCTCGTGACGTACTCGGGCGCCGCGTCGAACATCGATCAGTTCTTCCGCGAGGCAGGGCAGCGCGCGACGTCGCGCGACGTCTCCGCGATCCCCAAGGGCGCGGCGGACATCGCGACGATCACGCAGATCGGGAAGAAGTACGGCATCGAGGTGAAGGCGGCACCGGCGCGGCCGCAGGCGGCAGCGCCGCCGCGCTGA
- a CDS encoding LysR family transcriptional regulator encodes MTPDALRGLDVPLLVALSSLLETANVTASARALGRTQSSMSRTLARLRELFGDPLLVPVGRAMRPTPRAEELRPAVVQVLEGIGRLLAPPRPFSPREARRVVRIAASDYASVVLLNGWIDELRREAPGVVVQVSPVDASSIDPLARGELDLAIAPFLAGVALDQFVVRSLLRDEHVCVMRRDHPMAKKKLALRDYLALEHAMVASVLPTVSSVDEALHRLRVTRTIAARMPSVVSALMLVAQSDLVATSFARAVPPFGGMLVAKPLPFSVPPLELSVMWHPRETGDAFHRWLRESLLAHAATGRPRKRRSAPSRA; translated from the coding sequence ATGACTCCCGACGCCCTCCGCGGCCTCGACGTGCCGCTGCTGGTCGCGCTCTCGAGCCTGCTCGAGACCGCGAACGTCACCGCGTCCGCGCGCGCGCTCGGTCGCACCCAGTCCTCGATGTCGCGCACGCTCGCGCGGCTGCGTGAGCTGTTCGGCGATCCGCTGCTCGTGCCGGTCGGCCGCGCGATGCGTCCGACGCCGCGCGCCGAGGAGCTGCGGCCCGCGGTCGTGCAGGTCCTCGAAGGCATCGGGCGACTGCTCGCGCCGCCTCGCCCGTTCTCGCCGCGAGAGGCGCGGCGCGTCGTGCGCATCGCGGCCTCCGACTACGCGAGCGTCGTGCTCCTGAACGGCTGGATCGACGAGCTACGACGGGAAGCGCCGGGCGTGGTGGTCCAGGTCTCGCCGGTCGACGCGTCGAGCATCGATCCGCTCGCGCGCGGTGAGCTCGACCTCGCCATCGCGCCCTTCCTCGCCGGCGTCGCGCTCGATCAGTTCGTCGTGCGCAGCCTGCTCCGCGACGAGCACGTCTGCGTGATGCGCAGAGACCATCCGATGGCGAAGAAGAAGCTCGCGCTCCGCGACTACCTCGCGCTCGAGCACGCGATGGTCGCGAGCGTGCTCCCGACGGTCTCGAGCGTCGACGAGGCGCTCCATCGCTTGCGCGTGACGCGCACGATCGCGGCGCGCATGCCCTCGGTCGTCTCGGCGTTGATGTTGGTCGCGCAGTCCGACCTCGTCGCGACCAGCTTCGCGCGCGCCGTCCCGCCCTTCGGCGGGATGCTCGTCGCCAAGCCGCTGCCGTTCTCGGTCCCGCCGCTCGAGCTCAGCGTGATGTGGCACCCGCGCGAGACCGGCGATGCCTTCCATCGCTGGCTCCGCGAGAGCCTGCTCGCGCACGCCGCGACGGGACGACCACGGAAGCGCCGCTCCGCACCGTCGCGTGCCTGA
- a CDS encoding ATP-binding protein — translation MQRIREGEDVADDADARAEQRYRELASYLPDYVSVVDRERRFRWINRAQPGLSREALMAGGRVDDFVEPDARARTVEAIERVFATGAPDEVELVATGDGVEPRWYRVRVVTAPPEAGEPRVMLLATDITAQKHAELEVRASERRVHEILERLPDYVLELDRDHRIRFVNRTRHDTTEDVVIGQRIDDLAQPDMREEVTEKLERLFTTGEDVRWTSHSTVDGGAYVVHAVRVPGEPPRALLVAKDTSREQQALSALHTSESRLERALRAGNVAVWELDVESGEVQHVGWIGRVLGDANERLTRARWLGLVHPDDVERVRTGVDALIARRTESYEQEYRVQDSRSGAWLHVLGCARLEARPDGGTAVVGTVIDVTAIRLAELERRELERKLEQVQRLESIGLLAGGIAHDFNNLLTVISAGAECARRRFANGQSPDDELHEIVEASQRAASLTQQLLAFGRRSALQLEDVDVAALVSGIASMMQRVLPRSIEVVLGGIEGDAVVRGDLHRLEQVLLNLCVNARDAMPSGGRLTLSTSVVGHEVLVEVVDTGVGIAESERARIFEPFYTTKPVGTATGLGLAVAHGIVRQHGGAIDVSSAVGDGTRMTVRLPRQLGARAAAPAAQPAPRGGHETILVADDEPLVLRMAKRTLEGAGYRVIEASDGAQAVDVFRARAHEIDLVVLDVIMPQLDGWRAHQQIRAIAPQMPVILTSGYSASAIPEHVLEQDDAGERTSAVRVKAPPMLAKPYGPDGLLRTVREALDRDRDGTTRARKERAGQPGGRQGT, via the coding sequence ATGCAGCGCATTCGCGAAGGCGAGGACGTCGCGGACGACGCCGATGCGCGCGCCGAGCAGCGCTATCGCGAGCTCGCGTCCTACCTGCCGGACTACGTCAGCGTCGTCGATCGAGAGCGCCGGTTCCGCTGGATCAACCGCGCGCAGCCGGGCCTCTCGCGCGAGGCGCTGATGGCGGGCGGGCGCGTCGACGACTTCGTCGAGCCCGATGCGCGCGCCCGGACCGTCGAGGCGATCGAGCGCGTGTTCGCGACCGGCGCGCCCGACGAGGTCGAGCTCGTCGCGACCGGCGACGGCGTCGAGCCGCGCTGGTACCGCGTGCGCGTCGTGACCGCGCCGCCCGAGGCCGGCGAGCCGCGCGTGATGTTGCTCGCGACCGACATCACCGCGCAGAAGCACGCCGAGCTCGAGGTGCGGGCGAGCGAGCGGCGCGTGCACGAGATCCTCGAGCGCCTGCCGGACTACGTGCTCGAGCTCGATCGCGATCACCGCATCCGCTTCGTGAACCGCACCCGTCACGACACCACCGAGGACGTGGTGATCGGCCAGCGCATCGACGATCTCGCTCAGCCCGACATGCGCGAAGAGGTCACGGAGAAGCTCGAGCGCCTGTTCACCACCGGCGAGGACGTGCGCTGGACCTCGCACAGCACGGTCGACGGAGGCGCGTACGTCGTGCACGCGGTGCGCGTGCCCGGTGAGCCGCCGCGCGCGCTCCTCGTCGCGAAGGACACTTCACGCGAGCAACAGGCGCTCTCGGCGCTGCACACCAGCGAGTCACGCCTCGAGCGCGCGCTGCGCGCGGGCAACGTCGCGGTGTGGGAGCTCGACGTCGAGAGCGGCGAGGTGCAGCACGTCGGCTGGATCGGGCGCGTGCTCGGCGACGCGAACGAGCGGCTGACGCGCGCGCGCTGGCTCGGGCTCGTGCATCCCGACGACGTGGAGCGCGTGCGCACCGGGGTGGACGCGCTGATCGCGCGGCGCACCGAGAGCTACGAGCAGGAGTACCGCGTGCAGGACTCGCGCAGCGGGGCGTGGCTGCACGTGCTCGGGTGCGCGCGGCTCGAAGCGCGCCCCGACGGCGGGACCGCGGTGGTGGGCACGGTGATCGACGTGACCGCGATCCGCCTCGCGGAGCTCGAGCGGCGCGAGCTCGAGCGCAAGCTCGAGCAGGTGCAGCGGCTCGAGAGCATCGGGCTGCTCGCCGGCGGGATCGCGCACGATTTCAACAACCTGCTCACCGTGATCTCGGCGGGCGCGGAGTGCGCGCGGCGTCGCTTCGCGAACGGGCAGTCGCCCGACGACGAGCTGCACGAGATCGTCGAGGCCTCGCAGCGCGCCGCGTCGCTCACGCAGCAGCTGCTCGCGTTCGGGCGGCGGAGCGCGCTGCAGCTCGAGGACGTCGACGTGGCCGCGCTCGTCAGCGGCATCGCGTCGATGATGCAGCGCGTGCTGCCGCGCTCGATCGAGGTCGTGCTCGGCGGCATCGAGGGCGACGCGGTGGTGCGCGGGGATCTGCACCGGCTCGAGCAGGTGCTGCTCAACCTCTGTGTGAACGCGCGCGACGCGATGCCCTCGGGCGGACGGCTGACGCTCTCGACGAGCGTCGTCGGGCACGAGGTGCTCGTCGAGGTCGTCGACACCGGCGTCGGCATCGCGGAGAGCGAACGCGCGCGGATCTTCGAGCCGTTCTACACGACGAAGCCGGTGGGCACGGCGACCGGGCTGGGTCTCGCGGTGGCGCACGGGATCGTGCGACAGCACGGCGGGGCGATCGACGTGTCGAGCGCGGTCGGCGACGGCACGCGGATGACGGTGCGGCTCCCGCGACAGCTCGGCGCGCGCGCGGCAGCGCCGGCTGCCCAGCCCGCGCCGCGGGGTGGGCACGAGACGATCCTGGTCGCCGACGACGAGCCGCTCGTGCTGCGGATGGCGAAGCGCACGCTCGAGGGCGCGGGCTATCGCGTGATCGAGGCGAGCGACGGAGCGCAGGCGGTCGACGTGTTCCGCGCGCGCGCGCACGAGATCGATCTCGTGGTGCTCGACGTGATCATGCCGCAGCTCGACGGGTGGCGCGCGCACCAGCAGATCCGCGCGATCGCGCCCCAGATGCCGGTGATCCTGACGAGCGGGTACTCCGCGTCCGCGATCCCCGAGCACGTGCTCGAGCAGGACGACGCGGGCGAGCGCACGTCGGCGGTGCGCGTGAAGGCGCCGCCGATGCTCGCGAAGCCGTACGGTCCCGACGGGCTCTTGCGCACCGTGCGCGAGGCGCTCGATCGTGATCGCGACGGCACGACGCGCGCTCGGAAGGAACGCGCGGGGCAGCCGGGAGGTAGACAAGGCACGTGA